The following are encoded in a window of Staphylococcus piscifermentans genomic DNA:
- the pdxT gene encoding pyridoxal 5'-phosphate synthase glutaminase subunit PdxT encodes MKIGVLALQGAVREHLRHIELSGHEGVSVKRVEQLEEIDGLILPGGESTTLRRLMNLYGFKEALVNSDLPMFGTCAGLIVLAQDIVGEEGYLQKLDITVERNSFGRQVDSFEAELDIKGIANDIEAVFIRAPHIEKVNSDNVEILSTVDDKIVAVREGNYLGVSFHPELTDDYRVTQYFIDHIVAEYKHGSGTEIICD; translated from the coding sequence ATGAAAATCGGCGTACTCGCTTTGCAGGGCGCAGTTAGAGAACATTTGCGTCATATTGAATTGAGCGGACATGAAGGTGTCAGTGTAAAACGTGTTGAACAATTAGAGGAAATTGACGGCTTGATTCTGCCTGGTGGTGAATCAACGACATTACGTCGTTTGATGAACTTATACGGTTTTAAAGAAGCGTTGGTTAATTCAGATTTACCAATGTTTGGTACTTGTGCAGGTTTGATTGTATTAGCGCAAGACATCGTAGGCGAAGAAGGCTATTTACAAAAGCTGGATATTACGGTGGAACGTAATTCTTTCGGCCGCCAAGTTGACAGCTTTGAAGCAGAATTAGATATTAAAGGTATTGCGAATGATATAGAGGCTGTCTTTATCAGAGCACCACATATTGAAAAAGTAAATAGTGACAACGTGGAAATTTTAAGTACGGTAGATGATAAAATTGTAGCCGTGAGAGAAGGTAACTATTTAGGTGTTTCATTCCATCCTGAATTAACAGATGACTACCGTGTGACACAATATTTCATTGATCATATTGTTGCAGAATATAAACATGGGAGCGGGACAGAAATAATTTGTGATTAA
- a CDS encoding GNAT family N-acetyltransferase: MITLIPYQSSYDSQLNHYSIADEESDFALTPLKAIKDLADKEDAILIFSNHTLAGFFRLNFNDERYGLTQNSNSVLLKSFSVTETMQGQKIAQQALAELPHYIQAHYSDTINEIVLSVNFRNPKAKYIYEKCGFVDTGKVIGGRAGNQYVMSLTMT; encoded by the coding sequence ATGATTACACTCATACCTTACCAATCCAGCTATGATTCACAACTTAATCACTACTCAATTGCAGATGAAGAAAGCGACTTTGCACTGACACCCTTAAAGGCAATAAAGGACCTAGCAGACAAGGAAGATGCTATACTCATTTTTTCAAATCACACACTTGCCGGATTTTTTAGGTTAAATTTTAATGATGAACGTTATGGGCTTACACAGAATTCCAATTCCGTACTCTTAAAGTCATTTTCCGTAACTGAAACTATGCAAGGTCAGAAAATAGCACAACAGGCTTTGGCTGAATTACCTCACTATATTCAGGCTCACTATTCAGATACAATCAATGAAATTGTACTCTCTGTGAATTTCAGAAATCCTAAAGCAAAATATATATACGAAAAATGCGGCTTTGTAGATACCGGAAAAGTTATCGGAGGTAGGGCTGGAAATCAATATGTCATGTCACTTACCATGACATGA
- a CDS encoding MFS transporter, which produces MKKYPIAIWMLAIGAFAIGMTEFVIMGLLPNIARDFHVSVSQAGQLITGYALGVAIGGPILVMLTIKLNRKYLLILLMIIFMIGNIAASLSPTYGFMMTSRIITSLAHGSFFGIGSILAASMVQAAYRASAMALMFMGLSLSNILGVPFGTLIGQNFGWAMTFVIIAIIGGLALIGIIIFVPNHKETQKSSVMNELKILKEKQLWLTLAITLFGFSSVFAYFTYISSILVDVSHIKENLISYMLIIFGIGVTLGNVIGGKLADWNLNKALKIIFSTFIIYFVLLYFIQMNGILMVLGIFLFGVIGFSMSPSLQFKSTLISQDAPTLASTLNQSAFNLGNALGAFVGGLVVTNLPLASLSLVAPLLTLIGLVFLLISIYVEKQNKTAFH; this is translated from the coding sequence ATGAAGAAATACCCTATCGCAATATGGATGCTAGCTATCGGTGCATTTGCGATCGGCATGACAGAATTTGTAATCATGGGATTACTTCCTAATATTGCTCGAGATTTTCATGTCTCTGTCAGCCAAGCAGGACAATTAATCACGGGTTATGCTTTAGGTGTAGCAATAGGCGGACCTATTTTGGTCATGCTTACTATTAAATTGAACAGAAAGTATCTATTAATCTTGCTCATGATTATCTTTATGATAGGTAATATTGCCGCATCATTAAGTCCAACTTACGGCTTTATGATGACCAGCAGAATCATCACCTCTCTAGCACATGGTTCATTCTTTGGAATTGGCTCAATTTTGGCTGCTAGTATGGTACAGGCTGCTTATAGAGCAAGTGCTATGGCCTTGATGTTTATGGGACTTTCTCTCAGTAATATACTAGGCGTTCCTTTTGGTACATTGATTGGGCAAAACTTCGGTTGGGCTATGACATTCGTCATTATTGCTATCATAGGCGGACTGGCATTAATTGGAATCATTATCTTTGTACCAAATCATAAGGAAACACAGAAATCTTCTGTAATGAACGAACTGAAAATCTTGAAAGAAAAACAATTGTGGCTGACTTTAGCCATAACACTATTTGGATTCAGCAGTGTATTTGCTTATTTCACTTATATTTCTTCTATCCTAGTAGATGTTTCTCATATTAAAGAAAATTTAATTTCTTATATGCTTATCATCTTCGGAATAGGTGTCACATTAGGTAATGTAATCGGCGGTAAATTAGCGGATTGGAATTTAAACAAAGCACTCAAAATTATTTTTTCTACCTTTATCATTTACTTTGTATTATTGTATTTCATACAAATGAATGGAATACTCATGGTATTAGGTATTTTCTTATTTGGAGTTATCGGCTTCAGTATGAGTCCTTCACTTCAATTTAAAAGTACCTTGATTTCTCAAGATGCTCCTACATTAGCGAGTACCTTGAATCAATCAGCATTTAACTTAGGAAATGCTTTAGGTGCATTTGTTGGCGGATTAGTAGTAACAAACTTGCCATTAGCCTCTTTAAGCTTGGTAGCACCGTTACTCACATTAATCGGCCTTGTATTCCTTCTCATTTCCATATATGTAGAAAAGCAAAATAAAACTGCATTTCATTGA
- the pdxR gene encoding MocR-like pyridoxine biosynthesis transcription factor PdxR — protein sequence MSQPLYMQLYQTLKEQIIEGQYQSGDRFPSKRRLAEHHSLSNTTIEHAYQYLLDEGYIYSKPRSGYYVSDIESLPIVTKETATSFQEKETLEERQTRYQFDLARIDTEHFPWQQFRKYARDVFDQSMADILQPGMQQGEYKLRQAIAHYLFNSRGVNCHPDQIIIGSSTEQLINQVTDILTDRSYIIEYPSYPPIKQVLDKKGLNYKRVPVKKSGIDMKAIRNSKREVVYVTPSHQFPTGYVMNLKVRTQLINWAQQHPERYIIEDDYDSEFRYFSKPIPALQSLDTTGKVIYISTFSKSLFPSCRIAFMVLPEDLMERYHHLPNKEGTTVPAPMQYMVAEFMEKGSFERHLNKMRKVYRYKLTYILDALAPYKDQLHIEGATTGMHFTLTVQNGLSLKDILNRAKKNHVRLTPLNRYMKKNSRNKHVPKFIIGFGGIKDEDLKAHTEALLKTLTI from the coding sequence ATGTCTCAACCGCTTTACATGCAACTTTACCAAACCTTGAAAGAACAAATTATCGAAGGCCAATATCAATCCGGCGACCGCTTCCCATCCAAACGCCGTCTCGCCGAACACCATTCACTCAGCAACACCACCATCGAGCATGCCTACCAATATTTACTAGATGAAGGCTATATCTACTCCAAACCCCGCTCAGGCTACTACGTTTCCGATATCGAGTCCCTTCCAATAGTGACCAAAGAAACTGCAACTTCCTTCCAGGAAAAAGAAACCCTTGAAGAGCGGCAGACCCGCTACCAATTTGATCTCGCCCGTATTGATACCGAACACTTTCCGTGGCAGCAATTTCGCAAATATGCCAGAGATGTCTTCGATCAATCAATGGCTGACATCTTGCAGCCAGGTATGCAACAAGGCGAATACAAATTACGCCAAGCGATAGCGCATTACCTTTTCAATAGCAGAGGCGTCAATTGCCATCCAGATCAAATCATTATTGGTTCATCAACAGAACAATTAATCAATCAAGTCACTGATATTTTAACGGACCGTTCTTATATCATTGAATATCCAAGCTATCCGCCAATCAAGCAAGTCTTAGACAAGAAAGGATTGAATTATAAAAGAGTACCTGTTAAAAAAAGCGGTATTGATATGAAAGCAATCCGAAATTCTAAGCGTGAAGTAGTTTATGTTACGCCTTCTCATCAATTCCCAACAGGCTATGTTATGAATTTGAAGGTACGTACACAATTAATCAACTGGGCCCAGCAGCATCCAGAACGCTACATTATTGAAGATGATTATGATTCTGAGTTTCGTTATTTCAGCAAGCCTATTCCTGCCTTGCAAAGTTTGGATACCACAGGAAAGGTTATTTATATAAGTACCTTTTCAAAATCACTTTTCCCAAGTTGCCGCATCGCATTTATGGTATTGCCAGAAGATTTAATGGAACGCTATCATCATTTACCCAATAAAGAAGGTACGACTGTCCCGGCACCAATGCAATATATGGTGGCAGAATTTATGGAAAAAGGTTCTTTCGAAAGACATTTGAATAAAATGCGTAAAGTCTATCGCTATAAGCTGACATATATTTTAGATGCTTTAGCCCCTTACAAAGACCAACTGCATATTGAAGGTGCAACTACTGGCATGCACTTTACGCTCACCGTACAAAATGGATTATCTTTAAAGGATATTTTAAACAGAGCCAAAAAAAATCATGTAAGATTAACCCCTTTGAATCGTTATATGAAAAAAAATAGCCGAAATAAACATGTCCCTAAATTTATTATTGGCTTTGGGGGCATTAAAGATGAAGATTTAAAAGCCCATACAGAAGCATTGCTTAAAACACTTACGATTTAG
- a CDS encoding GNAT family N-acetyltransferase, with protein sequence MDINQIQINKFHESDTQTVVDLIIHTLRTTNIQDEPAEDIESYVKDITPESIQYKAENVNFYVFKFNNELIATGAIGPYYGSKTESCFFSIFVSPDYQKHGIGTLIMDTLEDDYYYHRAERLEIPASITGVNFYRKRGYDYKNGIKEPDDVGLIFLEKFKKASTL encoded by the coding sequence ATGGACATAAATCAGATTCAAATCAATAAGTTTCATGAATCCGATACACAAACCGTCGTGGATCTTATTATTCACACACTAAGAACGACTAACATCCAAGATGAACCTGCAGAAGATATCGAAAGCTACGTTAAAGATATTACACCTGAAAGTATTCAATATAAAGCTGAAAATGTTAATTTCTATGTTTTCAAATTCAATAATGAACTGATTGCGACAGGAGCAATCGGTCCTTATTACGGCAGCAAAACTGAATCTTGTTTTTTCTCCATCTTCGTCTCACCAGATTATCAAAAACATGGTATCGGTACATTAATTATGGATACATTAGAAGATGATTACTATTACCATCGTGCTGAGCGTTTAGAAATTCCCGCTTCTATCACCGGTGTTAATTTCTATCGTAAACGTGGCTATGACTATAAGAATGGTATTAAAGAGCCTGACGATGTTGGTTTGATTTTTCTAGAAAAGTTTAAAAAAGCGAGCACTCTATAA
- the pdxS gene encoding pyridoxal 5'-phosphate synthase lyase subunit PdxS, protein MSKQVGSDRVKRGMAEMQKGGVIMDVVNAEQAKIAEEAGAVAVMALERVPSDIRAAGGVARACNPKIVQEVMDAVSIPVMAKCRIGHITEARVLEAMGVDYIDESEVLTPADEEYHLLKSDYTVPFVCGCRNLGEAARRIGEGAAMLRTKGEPGTGNIVEAVRHMRQVNSEVAKLTVMPDDEIMTFAKEIGAPYEVLKSIKDNGRLPVVNFAAGGVATPQDAALMMQLGADGVFVGSGIFKSDDPEKFAKAIVQATTHYTDYELIGKLAQELGEAMRGLDVNQLSLEERMQERGW, encoded by the coding sequence ATGTCTAAACAAGTAGGTTCAGATCGAGTTAAACGTGGAATGGCTGAAATGCAAAAAGGCGGCGTTATTATGGACGTTGTCAATGCAGAGCAAGCTAAAATTGCAGAAGAAGCGGGAGCTGTAGCAGTTATGGCTTTAGAACGTGTGCCTTCTGACATCAGAGCAGCTGGTGGGGTAGCACGTGCTTGTAATCCTAAGATTGTTCAAGAAGTAATGGATGCAGTTTCCATTCCGGTTATGGCAAAATGCCGTATCGGTCACATTACTGAAGCGCGTGTGCTTGAAGCGATGGGCGTTGACTACATTGATGAATCTGAAGTATTAACACCAGCAGATGAAGAGTATCATTTATTGAAAAGCGATTATACTGTACCATTCGTATGCGGATGCCGTAATTTAGGCGAAGCTGCACGCCGTATTGGTGAAGGTGCTGCGATGTTACGTACAAAAGGGGAACCTGGAACAGGTAATATCGTAGAGGCAGTGCGTCATATGCGTCAAGTGAACTCTGAAGTGGCGAAATTAACTGTAATGCCAGATGATGAAATTATGACATTTGCAAAAGAAATCGGTGCACCATACGAAGTATTGAAATCTATTAAAGATAACGGCCGTTTACCTGTTGTTAACTTTGCAGCTGGCGGTGTTGCAACACCTCAAGATGCTGCTTTAATGATGCAACTAGGCGCAGACGGTGTGTTCGTAGGTTCAGGTATCTTTAAATCTGATGATCCTGAAAAATTTGCGAAAGCGATTGTTCAAGCAACAACACATTACACTGATTACGAATTAATCGGTAAGCTTGCTCAAGAATTAGGCGAAGCGATGAGAGGATTAGATGTTAATCAATTGTCACTAGAAGAACGTATGCAAGAGCGTGGCTGGTAA
- a CDS encoding ASCH domain-containing protein, producing MTIEEYWKTFVSCQPEYQNESYTAWQFGEDPSNLADLVKRGIKTATTSGLSFYTADQEPLPKVGDLSMVLNAQDNPICIIKNTKVYQVPFSEVSEMHAYKEGEGDRTLSYWKTVHTDFFEKEFNLINQSFSEEEIMVCEEFECIHTF from the coding sequence ATGACTATTGAAGAATACTGGAAAACATTTGTATCATGCCAGCCTGAGTATCAAAATGAATCTTATACAGCATGGCAATTTGGAGAGGATCCAAGTAATCTTGCAGATTTAGTTAAACGTGGTATTAAAACTGCAACAACAAGCGGTTTATCTTTTTATACAGCAGATCAAGAACCGTTACCAAAAGTTGGCGATTTGAGCATGGTTTTAAATGCACAAGACAATCCTATCTGTATAATTAAAAACACTAAAGTATATCAAGTCCCTTTCTCTGAAGTATCAGAAATGCATGCCTATAAGGAAGGCGAAGGAGACCGCACATTAAGCTACTGGAAAACTGTTCATACGGACTTTTTCGAGAAAGAGTTCAACTTAATCAACCAATCTTTTTCTGAAGAAGAAATAATGGTTTGTGAAGAATTTGAATGTATACATACGTTTTAA